One region of Trinickia violacea genomic DNA includes:
- the flgK gene encoding flagellar hook-associated protein FlgK, with amino-acid sequence MSNNIFNIGLSGLQAAQWGMTTTSQNISNASTPGYDVESAVFAEANGQYTGSGYMGNGVSTATTQRAYSQYLTTQLNNATATNSSLTANNTMASQLNNLVGSPTGGISAAITAYFTGLQSVSNNPSSLATRQTAISDAQSLADQINTAGQQYDSLRQSVNQQLSTTVTQINTYSTQIAQLNTQIQAASAQGQPPNQLMDQRDQVVSSLSQLVGVSVVQNSSGYSLFLGDGQPLVVANQSFSLSAVTSPSNPSETAIAYNGIAGSSSPSTDYLPSTALTGGTLGGLTSFVSQTLDPAEAQLGAIATSFASQVNAQNSLGLTLSGSTGGNLFTVAGPTVYANKNNTGAETLSVTLTNPSAPPTDNYSLAYNGTNYTLTDTSTNTVVSSTTTAPTTVAGMTLTLSGAMTAGDSFTIQPTSGALNSFALATTSASAIAAQSPALASATSSNTGTATIGAATVSSGYSLASTITLTYNSATGTLSGVPIGSSVSINSGAASTNTTGTVAYTSGNSISINGVAFTISGTPANGDTFKIAPNTGGTNDGSNALAMSNLVSNSVLSNGTATLTGAYANYVNNIGNAASTLQSASKTQSALVTQITSAQQSVSGVNLDEEASHLMQYQQLYQANSKVIQTANSMFQTLLGIFQ; translated from the coding sequence ATGTCCAACAATATCTTCAACATTGGTCTTAGCGGACTTCAGGCTGCCCAGTGGGGCATGACGACGACGAGCCAGAACATCAGCAACGCGTCGACGCCCGGCTACGACGTCGAGAGCGCCGTCTTCGCGGAAGCCAACGGCCAGTACACGGGCTCTGGCTACATGGGCAACGGCGTGAGCACGGCGACCACGCAGCGCGCCTACAGCCAGTACCTGACGACGCAGCTGAACAATGCGACGGCGACCAACAGCTCGCTCACGGCCAACAACACGATGGCCTCGCAATTGAACAACCTGGTGGGTAGCCCGACGGGCGGTATCTCGGCGGCAATCACCGCCTACTTCACGGGACTGCAGAGCGTCTCGAACAATCCGAGCAGCCTTGCTACGCGGCAGACCGCGATCAGTGACGCGCAATCGCTCGCCGACCAGATCAACACGGCCGGCCAGCAATACGACTCGCTGCGCCAGAGCGTGAATCAACAGCTCTCCACGACCGTCACCCAGATCAACACCTACTCGACGCAGATCGCGCAACTGAACACCCAGATCCAGGCTGCGAGCGCGCAAGGCCAGCCGCCGAATCAGCTGATGGACCAGCGCGACCAGGTGGTGTCGAGCCTGTCGCAACTGGTGGGTGTCTCGGTCGTGCAGAACAGCAGCGGCTATAGCCTCTTCCTCGGCGATGGCCAACCGCTCGTGGTCGCCAACCAGAGCTTCTCGCTCTCAGCCGTGACCTCGCCGAGCAACCCGAGCGAGACGGCGATCGCGTACAACGGCATCGCGGGCTCGAGCTCGCCGTCGACCGACTACCTGCCGAGCACCGCGCTGACGGGCGGCACGCTGGGCGGCCTGACGTCGTTCGTGAGCCAGACGCTCGACCCGGCCGAAGCACAGCTCGGTGCGATTGCGACGAGCTTCGCCTCGCAGGTGAACGCGCAGAACTCGCTGGGCCTGACGCTGTCGGGCTCGACCGGCGGCAACCTGTTCACGGTGGCAGGGCCGACCGTCTACGCGAACAAGAACAACACGGGCGCGGAAACGTTGTCGGTGACGCTGACGAACCCGTCCGCGCCGCCGACCGACAACTACTCGCTCGCGTACAACGGCACGAACTACACGCTGACCGACACGTCGACGAACACCGTGGTCAGCTCGACGACCACCGCTCCGACCACCGTCGCGGGCATGACGCTCACGTTGTCGGGCGCGATGACGGCCGGTGATTCGTTCACGATCCAGCCGACCTCGGGCGCCTTGAACAGCTTCGCGCTCGCGACGACGAGCGCCTCCGCAATCGCGGCGCAATCGCCGGCGCTGGCGTCGGCGACGAGCTCGAACACGGGCACGGCGACGATCGGGGCGGCCACGGTGTCGTCCGGCTATTCGCTCGCGAGCACGATCACGCTGACCTACAACTCGGCGACCGGTACGCTGAGCGGCGTTCCGATCGGCTCGTCCGTGTCGATCAATTCGGGGGCGGCGTCGACGAACACCACGGGCACGGTGGCCTACACGTCGGGCAACTCGATTTCGATCAACGGCGTGGCCTTCACGATCAGCGGCACGCCGGCCAACGGCGACACCTTCAAGATCGCGCCGAACACGGGCGGCACGAATGACGGCAGCAACGCGCTCGCGATGTCGAACCTCGTGTCGAACTCGGTGTTGTCGAACGGCACGGCCACGCTGACGGGCGCGTACGCGAACTATGTGAACAACATCGGCAATGCGGCGAGCACGCTGCAGTCGGCGAGCAAGACGCAGAGCGCGCTCGTCACGCAGATCACGTCCGCGCAGCAATCGGTGTCCGGCGTGAACCTCGACGAAGAGGCATCCCATTTGATGCAGTACCAGCAGCTCTATCAGGCGAACAGCAAAGTGATCCAGACGGCGAATTCGATGTTCCAGACCCTGCTCGGCATCTTCCAGTGA
- the flgL gene encoding flagellar hook-associated protein FlgL: protein MRISTSQYYSSNVQTMDNQQAQLSQLQQELSSGNALSTPADNPLGAAQAVTLSMQSSTLAQYTTNQNSALTSLQLESTTLSSVTSVMQSITSLMVQANDHSLSDSNRSSIATELQGDRNQLLTLANTTDGTGSYIFSGFQSATQPFTDNAGGGVTYHGDTGQRLVQVSGTRQIVSNDSGSSVFMSVASIGASPVLAGSSSNTGTGRSGAVTITNPAATTNTDSYSITFGGTAAAPTYTVTDNTIGASSAVTTSYTAGTTALTINLGTGMTASISGTPAVGDSFSVTPGTATANSNVFTTLDSIIAALQVPVSNNPTAYATQQNALTAGTTAFQNSLTNISMVQASVGGRTQELNALQTATSNNSLQLQSNLSNITSVDMVSTISQYEEVQNALQAAQKSFVQIQGMSLFQYINP, encoded by the coding sequence ATGCGTATCTCGACTTCGCAGTACTACAGCTCGAACGTCCAGACGATGGACAACCAGCAGGCTCAGCTCAGTCAGCTGCAACAGGAGCTATCGAGCGGCAACGCGCTGTCCACGCCGGCCGACAATCCGCTCGGCGCGGCGCAGGCCGTCACGTTGTCGATGCAGAGCTCGACGCTCGCGCAGTACACCACGAACCAGAACTCGGCGCTGACGTCGCTGCAGCTCGAGTCCACGACGCTCTCGAGCGTGACGAGCGTGATGCAGAGCATCACCTCGCTGATGGTGCAGGCGAACGACCACTCGCTTTCCGACAGCAACCGCAGCTCGATTGCCACCGAGCTGCAGGGCGACCGCAACCAGCTCCTGACGCTCGCGAACACGACCGATGGGACGGGCAGCTACATCTTCTCGGGCTTCCAGTCGGCGACTCAGCCGTTCACCGACAACGCGGGCGGCGGTGTCACGTACCACGGGGACACCGGCCAGCGCCTGGTGCAGGTGTCGGGCACGCGGCAGATCGTCTCGAACGACAGCGGTTCGAGCGTGTTCATGAGCGTCGCGTCGATCGGTGCGTCGCCGGTGCTGGCGGGTTCGTCGTCGAACACCGGCACGGGCAGGAGCGGCGCGGTGACGATCACCAACCCGGCGGCGACGACGAACACTGACAGCTACTCGATCACGTTCGGCGGCACGGCGGCTGCGCCGACCTACACGGTGACGGACAACACGATCGGCGCGTCGAGCGCCGTGACGACGTCCTACACGGCGGGCACGACGGCGCTGACGATCAACCTCGGCACGGGCATGACGGCGTCGATCTCGGGGACGCCTGCGGTTGGCGATTCGTTCTCGGTGACGCCGGGCACGGCGACGGCGAACAGCAACGTGTTCACGACACTCGACTCGATCATCGCTGCGCTGCAGGTGCCGGTGAGCAACAACCCGACGGCCTACGCGACGCAGCAGAATGCGCTGACCGCAGGCACGACGGCGTTTCAGAATTCGCTGACGAACATCTCGATGGTGCAGGCGTCGGTGGGCGGGCGGACGCAGGAGTTGAACGCGCTGCAGACGGCGACTTCGAACAACTCGTTGCAGCTGCAGAGCAATCTGTCGAATATCACCAGTGTCGACATGGTGTCCACCATCAGCCAGTACGAGGAAGTGCAGAATGCGCTCCAGGCGGCGCAGAAGAGCTTCGTGCAGATCCAGGGGATGTCGTTGTTTCAGTACATCAATCCTTGA